TCGTGGCTCCGCAATATAAGAGAATGGACGGGAGTGGCCAGCGTGGAACAGCTGATGCGCTTGGCGAAGAATAGAGAGgagtatgcagagctgaccgccaacctccagtagtggagaggcaccagaagaagaagaagaagaatatacacaaactgagtggattgtataattcattgtcttcgtccaattgaaacaatcctcttcaaaatgtgccgaacacaatttttgtatgtttccttggttcccaatttgtgcgaccggtaatgtctatccattttcttgatatttttttttctgtcggaaacctatgaaagagataaatggatgagcatgagcattataatcgtgggccaaatatgtgatggggtttttttttaaaggaaacacgtatttcgtatcaatacaataaactttatattatacagaagaaatcacacatggaagaaaaaaaaaagaaacgaacgtttcctcacaatgagaggcacctcatttgaaagaggagaatgacttctacaaaatacaatcttcacaaaaaccgaattcgtgcgccccatttgtaaacccaacccgagtccgttacaatttctagtattttctttgcatacctactataatatttgtgggtaaaataaattttcaataacttgcaacaccatgtgatttgttatgatatggtacctcgtaatttttacttaaaactgatactaaaagaccttacagtattaaaattagtatcgttttatattaaaatcgagccaatagatagtactatgatgaatgtaagcttgttaaacttgatagtatctacttacatgtgaaaatatatctcatccatcattccatcgtgttttcgttcaatatgctctatacaaccgaacaaaatccacccacccatgtcacacactcgttaagtgatgataatagtctaataaacttaataaacacccacaaatcactagcaaatcaaaaataaatagcatttagaaaattttgttgtaattgtcagcctttgtttggcacagatttttcatttgtttcattgtttggcacagagaactgacgtaaacaggcgccacagcaaaaaggacaaaaacatttacagcttaacgtttctttcttacgcttaatgtagctaagcgtctctttttcgcaatgtcagaactgtcacgattatacccctgtgggATAGACTATCCAAATTGTACGAATAGATTTGATATGTTTTATAGAGGATTCAGGCCATTGATATTTTAATCCAAAACAGAATCTCTGacagaaacaaaaacaaaatctgACGACTAAATTTGACTTTAGATTTTTTCACAATGATCCGAAGAGGAAAATTGTTGGTAATAATCTATTCACCTATactattcataatttgttagtcgtatacctcgaaatcaaaaaatccttgTAGCTTTTCACCTATTCGCATTTCGCCGCGATATCAAAATTTCTGAATGGATTTTTATTCTTGTAGCATAATTTTTGATCGCTACTGACAATTGTCTGAAAAAATCATAGTAGATTTACTTTCCTGCCTGCCTTCACTGTAGTCGCTTTTCACCTTGATATTTATTAGTTTGTAATGCATTATTAGATACACATCGTGATATTTCTATTACACTACAACAATATGCGACCCAAATAAGATGcgacataaaatacttacttgctattcaaaatatatgcagcttaataaataagctattGATAATATATGCTACATAAAAATTTGCTACTGTTGtaaaaatctgttaaaaatatatgctagtaacaaaatatactacCGATATTATACGCTACAACAAAAAACGCTATCAAGGTGAAATGCGAATAGGTGAAAAGCTAcaaggattttttgatttcgaggtATACGACTAACAAATACTATTCATTATTAAACTAAAGGATTTTGATATTGAAttgcatttttataattaaatacatctttaggataatataagtacttacctatctgaTGTGTAGACTACCCGGTactcaaaaaaaatgttaaattgCGCAGTAAAACAACAGACAGGTACAAAACGATGTTTTTGTCCCgcaactaggtaggtatactgtaTAATGCTCTACAAAACCAGGTTATTAAAATTCAGCATTCACTACACGGGCGGTGCAAGATAgtctaaaaaaacaaaaacataactaaCTTTCCTCACAGGCACGTAAACAAACTCATACAAATAAACACGATTCATTATCGCACTTCGCGGGGGCACAGCGCTGGCGGTGAACAGTGTATGTAggaataaaatgaataaatgaatgaagAGTTAAGGTCACATCACCATCACACAGAAACGTAACGTGGTCCGTTTACGTTACGTTTATGTGTGATGGTTATGCCTTTTACCTCGCTATCAACCAGGCGTTCGCGAGCTCGTGAGCTCCTGGTGTGTATAATCTGTGCAGTGACCTTTACAATGAACACTTGATGTATCCTACATGTCCGGCACatcctgggcagtcagcaactgacaactaatctgactgcctaatcctttcaccacggtgacaaacgcTACTCCAGCTTTATCACCGACAAGTTAAGAAGAAGAATCTGACTTAAAAATACGGATGGATTTCTCTAGCTATCTGTCTGTGTagattgtttactttttcaCTGATTCGCCACAAAATTCAGGCAAAATTTCGCGATATCTGTAGGTAGACTACCAATTTCATGGCATCTCACTCTAAGTCACAACATAAAGACACTCCATGTTGCATTTCAACTTTCTACGTGACGATATTTACACTGTGGCTTTATTCACACTtgggtatattatgtacctacctagctacCGACACATAACTTGGAAAATAATAACCTCCAATTCCCTGAAAGCCTCTGTCCAACTGGTAAGCAACGCTCATACAAATATATCCACACCAATACCATGCATTATTCATAGCCTGTTTGTGAAAGAAAATTGTAAGTTGTTTCTGAATAACATTTatgataaacaaaagtacCTCCCTACCGCCATGTGTTTGGAAAGAGAGTGTTTGGTATCACAAAGCTTTGAGTAAACAAGTTCAAATTAATGTAACTATTATAGTCGATGTTACTAAGTAGAAAGTGGTCAggatttattgttttttttctgtctcTACATTGGGAAGAAAGTAtacaaaatgtataagtataggtcttacattataattataatataggtacttactttttagAGTTTATTTGATAAGTGAAATGAAATGCATACACAATTTTAATAACCGTGTTATTAAAAATTCACACAGAGCTTCAAATCTTTATTGGTGGACGTGTTAGCTCGACTGAATGTACTACTCACAGTACCGTAGGAGACACATCTCACCAGCCTTAGCCCGTATTTCAACACGCTTCCGTTGAATATCCGCTCTTACGTCGGAGAATTCAAGAACTGGTGCAAATAGGATCTACGTACCTATGCCCAACCATGCTGTagccagggggtcactctatatgacgaaaaactaagtttagaAGCGCTGCTACGCGAGCCTCGACTCTATCTacttgtattaaacgtgccgattgcacgacagctctcgttcgtttggttttcgtcagtatagagtaaccctccagttaCCCACTAATGCCCGTTTATCTGCATAACTCTCCGGCACGTCTCGGGTAAAGAGCCTTGTTTATGGCGCGAGAGACGCCAGATCTCTTCCATTCCCAACTGCAAATGTTACGCAGCCTTTCTTTATTATACCTTCCTTTATCAATGATACTCCAAGGCCGAAGGAATGCCTGTATTTTGAAAATGTTTATTGACTAGCTTTTATACGTGAGCTTCGTTTTGCTACACTCTTGTtgtggtacttacttacaaatcTCGAATATTATGGAGTGTTcagtaaatgaaaataaaaatgtgagATGCGGTACGCTGCAGACTCCAGACATGTATTAAATTACGGTTGAAAACTTGCCTAAGTACATACCAAATGAATGTTTACAGGTTTTAATAATTCAGGTTTCAATAAGAATTCTGCAATAGTTGTTGATATAGCCGAAAGTGAGACATTCAGCTATTCACATCTTAATAAGTTTTGTTCTGCGACTTTTGAAATTTCGGCTTTTACCCTACTTTAACATCCTGTACAcggaatattttaaatgaggaaggaagaaaatttaaaattttgaacaCATGTTCAGCAGATTATTAATTATAGTAATTCCTGAAACTCAGTGAttgtcaaaaatatatttcaatattacaCACTCATTtatattgaatttaatttccTCTTCATGAAGCAGCGGACgcttcctgaaataaaatttgattcgatTTTGTAATAATGGGCAGATCATTACACAGTAGTATGTTTGATATTATAATCATCCCTGtagtttaaaatatgtatttcagACGacttatttagatttttagtatacataattacaaaaaaaaaacacacactcacgccttgtactaatgttgcggggtaggcagaggtgcattgcagcacccacttttcgccagagtgttctgttagtcccaatgtaatagggggcgggcctattgccatttaacgggcacatccaagacccgagaacaaatatctgtgtttaaacaaatatctgccccagccgggaatcgaacccgggaccttcggctcagtagtcagggtcactaaccactacgccattcggtcgtcttttcATCGAcaccatttcaaaattttatacagttaaaATTCAAAAACCATTAAGAGACATtatggctctaatattcacaaaaaaatgttttcgatttttctattgaaatatttaagagaaaaatataaaattctaaattctCATTCGTGACGTCACGATGTAGCATGCTTTTACTTCTACaaacatgaacaaaaaaaaacatatcaaaacactgtttctgtttgtgtgcaataaagtgtattttatctttatcttatattatgtcactttgacacTGACAATGACGGAAGTTCGTCATTGGTCCTTGTTCATGTCAacaacctatttttttttcaggttaggcaggcaacgaaaatatattaatttagagCCTCGACATGACGTCACTTAAGATagaaaaattttgaaaaatgaaattaaaaaaatattgaaacataaaaatattaagaaataaaaaaatacgggtcatctaaatttgtgatatctcctctaaaataaaataaaatcggtcagcattttatttgaaatgttgtcaattgtgATAACTAGGTACTCGGTTCTTGAGCGGTAAATTCTATCACACGTCAAGCGCTGCAAGAGCAAGAGAAGTTACGGCGATTGTAGTCAGATTATCTCGTGCTTTTCTATAAATTGTAAATGCTCATCCATGTGTTTGGTTATGTGTGTCAGAATTGTCTTGTAACCCTCTTTTCGTGCAACCCCAAAATCTAAACCTCATTCGTTCCAATATAATAGTCTTTATTCCTAACTAAAATTCACCTCTTCCAGAATGCGTAGCCGTGAACATAAAGAGGCTGGAGGTCCCCGGCCAGGTGGAGGCGGGCACGGGGGCCATCGTGCTGGACTGCGAGTACAGCCTGGGAGAGGTCTCCAGCAACAGCGGGCTGGTCGTCAAGTGGTTCTTCAACCAGCGCAACCTGGTCTACCAGTGGATCCCGCCGCTGCGCCCGCAGGTCATCGGCATACTGAAGGGGAAGGTGGATAAGGATTTTAAGATTTCTGGTAAGCGGAATTTGTTAAAGTAATTATGAATGGGTTTTCGATGGTATGGATAGATAAGGATCGATGTTTCGTGATTCATACCGGGATTTTGTTCCACAACATGATCTCACGCCTTTTTTTTTACTGGTTTTAGTTATGTATTGTTAGTTAGCAGTTGAGGACAGACTGAAATAAGTCAGACAAATATGCTTCGTCAAGTTTTCGCCTTTAATAGATGTTGATAGGCCCTTGCAAGCTATGGAAGCTGCACTGCGTTATTTTTAGTGTTAGTCAAttggtttattattaaagttttaataataagcGAGCTTATATCGgtgtattttctttttaaaaaagaCAAAGAGATACTTAcaaagtatacagggtgattggaaattcgatgtattccttcaaATGGGTTATAGACGAAAGCATTTCCAGtctcgattgaaccccataatgcattatccgaaactcaaccatttctgagttatttaagttaataatttgtatgtaagtaaataattagttCACTTGTCCTCGCCGGGCCGTCTTATAAAACAGTCAAGTAAACAATAAAGTGTGATTTACTGTTCTTATGCAAATACAAGTTATACGGCGAAATTATATTCACTACCGCAAtgagtacaaaaataaatgctaATGTCTAATAATAAAGCAACCCTCGACGACGGTCTAACGACCCTCGATGCAGAGCGGGGAATTATGCAAGCTGAGTACAGGTCCTCGGAGTATGAATAATATAGGAGAGCGACAcaccgcccgccgccgccgccggtcgCTGTCGCGTCGCGGCAAGACGGCTGACACTGCTAATGACGACGTCGTCTGATTGGACTCTCCAATTCCTAATTACGAAACACGTTACGCGTTCCACAATTCCAGCGAGGCATCTATTACTCGCGTACTTCGCCCAGACGCTGAATGTAACAAAAAGCTGCACATACATCGTTGTTTTCGTAACACTATCGCCTCTGTATTCCTGCATTGTTTTCTCCCATATATCTGCGATAAAGGCGTGTAGCTCAGTGTGCTTCGGTTTTAAACATCTGTTGGGAGCCGCCCCGGCGCCGCGCGGACGTGACTCCTGCTTTACTTATTATCAGGATATCGTAAGAGAAGCCATTTCTAAACGTTGCCGTGCTACGAaatcccccccccccccccccccgctGAACGCCTGATAGGTTTCCGCTCAGAAATGTGCAACGGAAGTTGGTAAATAAGGGTCGAATCAGTAAAACCGAGCCATTTCTTCAGTTTTCCTGTAATAAACAAACCATTTGTATGCGTAGACactacaaaataataacagaacattattatattaaatgtatGTGTACGTGCCTTCCCAAATCCCATTGAAATTAATCATTCAGGAATACTAAATGCAAACATAAAAATTCAGTCTGAATTGGATTCAATAAATCACTATTTCGATTGTTTTTATTCAGTATCTAGTTTTATGTAACTATTGAGCGCAATTcggttgtttttaattttgtacctGCGTGTCGGCCGGCTCGGTAATTTACGGGATTACGTGTGCATTCGCACATTACACAGGAAAAATGGggatattatttatgaaatctATCGATGGATAATAATTGAGATTACCTCGCTGGGCCGACGCACTGAGccgaatgaaataaataattcctcTGAGGCACTACCGGGCCCACTgcgtacacacacatacatcacattattatgtttccttcgatcataatatattatcttttGGCCATTGATTGTAGGAGATGTTTGTTCACATACAATCGTCCATCTTACATTCTACGGGGAAAGTTTTTtgcataatttattacactTAGGGGTAAGAAATAGCAAAGCTTCCTTGagcttattatttttgtagggGTGGAATTTTTCACTATGATAAacatgaaaaacaaaactacctatatttacAATTTATCATTTCCGTAGGCGTAGCCATTATAGAATGTAACTGCGAGGTGAATAAAAGTTATTGCCTGATGGCAAGCAGTTATACTACCTACAGTTACTGGGAAAAAGAACAAGAAAAGTtattttacctacctatagataTAGCGCTTAACCACTTCCCTTATATCAATAGCGGTTAAAGAAACTTTAATTCAAACTTACTGTTTTGTAATTCTAGAAAAGTGTTCCCAGATGGTATTCGCCGCCCTACCATCTCGGGAAGGAGCGCttctattaaaatgtaaagcGATCGACTTTACAGACGCTAGCACGTATCGTAATGTCTAATTCAGTTGAAAGAACATCATGAGATGTAAAAGCGGATGAAAGGAGATAAGGTGGGCGATGAAAGAGCGTATAGACTAGACGCAGgagctttttcttttttttatcaaactcACCATCAATGTGTGTATCCTGTTTGAAAGAACCGAGTAATtcgattaaattattaaagagataagcttttaaatttcaaattaatcaACTTGACTTTGTTACTATGTGCAatgccatttaaaataatccTGTTGTTTACACGCCGGCGAAGCATtcaaaaacaacaaagtttgCAACAAAAATAAGTGGAATACTGTCCTTATCCGGTATGTATCAAAgaggaaaaatattaaactggacaatgaaaaataatagtaaaagtTTGTAGCAGCGAATGGTCACAAAGAACTATGCACAGCAGGGTGCCTTCGAAAGGTCTCTGCTGTCCAGTAAAGGGCATTCTTGAGCTCATTGAGGTATAATTATGACAATGTGACAGAGGTGGAAGAAAGGTAACCTCCTCGAATGGCTTATAACATGTAccttatgatgatgatgataattctATCAGGTTCGTTCACGACTGTTACGGCTGGGGAGCGCGTCGATCGTGTTTTTATACATCTAGCGTCTGCCGCTTATCCGGTTGGCTAATCCTATCACCAAAGTGACCCACCTAGTCTAGTACCAATGTTTGCCACTGAAGGCCTAAGAAGAAGTAGCAGCACTACTTCTTAGGCCGTAGGTATTCAATTGAACATTGGTATTGGGTCACTGTGGTGACAGGATATTGATGTCTATTCTGAAGGAATACATTGAAATTTTAGAGCtctcaaactataaattttgccaGCGCAAAATTAGATTTACCCATACATAGATACAGAGtctaaatttttaataaagaatttaaggcTTTGGcagctctaaaattagaattcgTGCCTTCAAAATCATTAGCTAATCTATTAGCGTCACCGGCAAtcagtaaataaactaaatgtGTCATTTTTTTTCCAGAGGACCCCCTCCAGGCGTACCGCGCGGTGCGCATCGTGCGTCCCTCCACGGACCTCAGCGGCAACTACACCTGCGCGGTGTCCACCTTCATGCACGAGGACCGGCGGACCAGACACATGCTGGTTTATAGTATGTTGCTCTCTTTTAAAGTCAAAGTCTGCTGTTGCTGTTATTCATCGTATAGATTGGTatagatataaaattttctgattacaaattgtttttttttacaaactaagGGAGTCTTGTTTTCTTTGGATAAGAACTGTTACGATGACGGTGTTGAGGGTTGCATTTCTTATGTCAGATAAATAAGAAAGACAATTGAATTATCCTTCGTTAAAAATACAATGTGGACTAGATGATAAATAAGTTCTTGGAAAATCAGGGTTATAGTGAtgtgaataataaatatttttggtcTGGAAATTcccatatacttacatatatgttttaaaacgaaggGAAATTTCCGAAAAAGGCAAGATTCGGAGAAATTATATttccaaaaataatattttaacaataaatCCTTGTAATCCGGTAGGGAGGAAAATAGTGGTTAATGCAGTCTATCATTCGTCGATTTCGTGTTCCGAAGTGAGGGTTTAAATATTAACCGGCCCAGCTTCGGAGTCCCATTAAAACCAACGTTACATATTCCACATTGCGTCTTTGgttttatgtttgtttcaACCGGATTGAACCGGATTACTAGTGAATATCTTATGGAATAATATATCGCACTTGATGGCTGAAGTTCCAACTTAATTTAGTTTCCgtatatgtttttatcagAACGAGGGGATAATATGGGATTAACGATGGtttttaatatattactactataataatgattaaattTGATCATTTCAGGTCCAGGAAAGAGTTTTCATTTTATACAAGAGAAAAAATACGTGTTCCTAGTAACGCTGAAATGTGTTGCGGAAGAATTGTACCCGAAGCCCGAAATGTCAATTATTTCGCAAGGGTAAGCACTCTAGCCGTGTGTGTATGTGAACCGTACCTagacatatacctacataggtatattatgtgatatgatagGTACATACCCTTCCACATCACCTGCACATGACATGACATTTGATACACAATTTATTCACGGTTTACACTATAAATTATGTGTTTACGTTATAATTGGAACGGCTGCTTTCATTCACTGAAGCActtattatgtatacatacatgtagTAGTACAAGCTATTTTCAGAAGTTGGCTTTATCATTAAAAACTAACGTTTTTGTTAAAAGTTTTCGTTTTTACGCCTGTCATTTAGCATGTCAATTGATATTCATTAGGCCGTGTCCACACGACACGCGCCCGCTAAGCGCTCTGCTCGTCCACCCGCGCGTCTAGCACGCATTTTTTCATTCTtagtatatataataatacagtaCCTATACCACATCAATAGATCTCAAAATTGTATTGAAGAGTCTTCTGCGTGGCGTGTGCGGGACTTAGGGTCAACCGAGACAGTTACCGCTAGGGTTGACACCCACAAGCGTCACgcaattataatttaaatattcgtTTCCAGGGAGCCTCTCAAGCAGACGGTGACGGAGGTGGTGATGAACTCGTgggggctatacagggtgtccgcGGCGGCGGTGGTGCACGACGACGACGTGGCGGCGCCGGCCGAGCAGTTCGTGTGCGAGCTGCGCCTGCCGCCCTCCGACCTCGTGCAGAACCGGACCACCCTGTATCATCGGGGTGAGTTTTTAGTGCACTTTCATTCATAAGGGATAGGAGGATTTGGTACCGCGTGGAATAGATATTGGGTTTCATAGACCAAAGACTGGACTAACACAGCTTCGACGGAGTCGCGTCGAAAAGAATTCGTCTTCAAAAACTTTTCGAAACAGATGgtttttcattaaataaataaatccaaTTTATCTATTCTTTATGAGAATCTATTAAGTTGCTAAGCCATATCACCAGTTACCAATTACTAaggagtacctacctaatacctaCGTAACCATGAAAAACTAAACTCTTATTTTATATTCGTTATAAAACTGAGTATTTTATTGCAGGTCTAATGCCTACCTCACAAATTATAGGAGGAGAGCCGCTAGAAAAAGCTCAAGAGAGACATTCCAACGGTGAGTTCAACTATAATGTAATGTTTGTTGGGTAGTGTTGCCGCAAAACCGATCAAACGAACAATCGACTATTCGATCCCAGCAGCATGAACCGTATGAAATGTATCGATATTTGTGCTACCGACGGTAATAATTATGGAATAATACAATACTATTAATAACGATATTATCGatttatcgatatttttataatcactAGCGTATCGAGGTAGTAGATACTATCGGTGGTATTGCAGTTTACCAATAGTAGTATTGCAGTTTAACAATCGATAGACTTCTAAACGATCGAGTTCCTTCAACTATTGGTAAGCTCGGGCGGCAACACTATTAGTTAGTTTATGACTATTGAAATCGTTCACAcgaagtattattttatttacaggtgGCCAGACGGAGGAAAAGCCTTTCAGCCtttgtatatttatagttATAGTGTCAGTGTATATCTATAATAACGCGTAAATTATCTTTAGATAGCCGTAAAACAATAATAGCTCCCTTGTGAATCGCTCAGCCAAAATTACTAATATCGTTGTGAAATGTTCTTTATTCTCTGTAATGttaatgattgtttttttacacatacttaattatatgaCTGTAATCCTCGAAGGGATAGTCAAAGGagactcgcaagcgagccacccgcttttcgctgtacattggcactcacgtgataggtgataatgataatcGAACGCGAGCCGTATCGAGTCGTTTTTTGAATCTAGAAattagatgtgcaggtttcctcacgatgttttccttcactgtaagagTACGTGGTACTTAAATTgcttatttttaaacaattcAAAAAGAATTATTGGTCCATGGctggattcgaacccacaCGGCCTCATAAATGTGAGTCTCAACTCACATTTATGAGGCCGTGTGGGTTCGAATAAAATAGGCCTCAGCCtatgttatatattttttaaacaaagccTCACatcatgaaattttatgtgAATTCACAGTATATCtctataataatttcataccGTAACTCCTTCTACATATTTATAACACATGTTcgtataaaaagtaattataAGTTAAGTACTGAAATTACAACCAATTCtcaataataaaacatgtGCTTACTGTTCTTTATGAGGTATAATTTAATACAGAGCAGAAGGCTAATTATTATGTCCAgggtacaataaataatgattgaaATTGTGCTTAAAGTAACTAGGTAAATAATgtgaaagttttatttatctttgttATGGTTGACTTAACAGTTTTATGTTCCACTGAACAAATAATTTCTGAATtgtaaatgtttataaataattaagggAATGTTTCATTTAAC
This window of the Plutella xylostella chromosome 12, ilPluXylo3.1, whole genome shotgun sequence genome carries:
- the LOC105383256 gene encoding uncharacterized protein LOC105383256 encodes the protein MDYSTQFMMLVFFSKCVAVNIKRLEVPGQVEAGTGAIVLDCEYSLGEVSSNSGLVVKWFFNQRNLVYQWIPPLRPQVIGILKGKVDKDFKISEDPLQAYRAVRIVRPSTDLSGNYTCAVSTFMHEDRRTRHMLVYSPGKSFHFIQEKKYVFLVTLKCVAEELYPKPEMSIISQGEPLKQTVTEVVMNSWGLYRVSAAAVVHDDDVAAPAEQFVCELRLPPSDLVQNRTTLYHRGLMPTSQIIGGEPLEKAQERHSNGGQTEEKPFSLCIFIVIVSVYIYNNA